A region of Anguilla anguilla isolate fAngAng1 chromosome 18, fAngAng1.pri, whole genome shotgun sequence DNA encodes the following proteins:
- the LOC118218328 gene encoding LOW QUALITY PROTEIN: protein transport protein Sec24C-like (The sequence of the model RefSeq protein was modified relative to this genomic sequence to represent the inferred CDS: deleted 1 base in 1 codon), whose protein sequence is MNVNQQAHMASPYGQPPPGYQGYAQPGYGGQHMAGGYPAQYSPYNGPAPGHQQGAPPPGYSPYSSFPSKALEANVVSDLSCPSPLDLGTARQPPNSGAPPVSAPQAYSNYPQGGVLNGPPSMNSQPQRPPVSQPYAQPQAHPPTTQPAYHQQPYGAPPTSTQQMTNQMAGMQISSTAPSMGAPDYGPPPSSQAPPTTFATSAPPSFAPHSTPASQPQGPPPPQYGAPPPSSHGPPPFITWAPPFFTWAPSSLTWAPPSSHGPPPPSHGPPPSSHGPPPSSQPSFPGTAPPPSSLPPFSGGAPPPPQQSFSSAPPPSQPAYSAAPPPSSQPSFGGPQPPFTGTVPPPSSHPQFPGGPPQQPPVSQPGPFQQAPPPAAGFPPPPTGVGAPRPPGMQGPPLPHQSLSGPALPPQPNHVAGGPPPGPPTGGMPGPPPPGGLQGYQPQQNGAFGQVRGPQPGYPGGYPGQPTGPAPAPAPAPPPQKRLDPNSIPSPQATELQPVQKTRHRIDPDAIPSPIQVIEDDRASKSGEPFTTGVRGQAPPLVTTNFLVKDQGNASPRFVRCTAYNVPCTSDMAKQSQVPLAAVIKPLAPLPPDEMPPYLVDHGESGPIRCNRCKAYMCPYMQFIEGGRRFQCGFCSCVTEVPAHYFQHLDHTGRRVDSYERPELSMGSYEFRATVDYCKNNKLPQPPAYIFLIDVSYNAVRSNLVSIICEELKTLLDYLPRESPEVDSGVRVGFVTYNKVLHFYNVKGSLAQPQMMVVSDVADMFVPLLDGFLVNVGESRAVINSLLDQIPEMFADTRETETVFGPVIQAGLEALKAADCAGKLFIFHSSLPIAEAPGKLKNREDKKLVGTDKEKSLFQPQTSFYGNLAKECVAQGCCVDLFLFPSQYVDVATLGVVPVSTGGSVYKYTYFQADMDSGRFLNDLRRDVQKNMGFDAVMRVRTSTGIRATDFFGSFYMSNTTDVEQAGLDPDKTVTVEFRHDDKLSEETGALMQCAVLYTSCTGQRRLRVHNLALNCCSQLADLYRNCETDTLINFFTKYAYRSVLSSPTKAVRDTLVNQCAQILACYRKNCASPSSAGQLILPECMKLLPVYLNCVLKSDVLHPGADVSLDDRAYLRQLLSCMDVAESHVFFYPRLLPLVSASGPVTATRRGC, encoded by the exons ATGAATGTTAACCAGCAAGCGCACATGGCCTCCCCGTATGGACAGCCACCGCCCGGTTACCAGGGATACGCTCAGCCCGGCTACGGGGGGCAGCACATGGCCGGGGGCTACCCCGCCCAGTACTCGCCCTACAATGGCCCCGCCCCTGGACACCAGCAAGGAGCCCCCCCTCCAG GATATTCTCCTTACTCGAGCTTTCCCTCTAAGGCCCTCGAAGCAAATGTAGTTTCCGACCTgtcctgtccctctcctcttGACCTGG GTACAGCACGACAGCCCCCAAACTCTGGGGCTCCCCCCGTCTCAGCCCCGCAGGCCTACAGTAATTACCCCCAGGGAGGGGTGCTGAACGGCCCCCCCTCCATGAACAGCCAGCCGCAGAG GCCACCTGTTTCTCAGCCCTACGCCCAACCCCAGGCCCATCCTCCCACCACCCAGCCGGCCTATCACCAGCAGCCGTACGGCGCCCCGCCCACAAGCACACAGCAGATGACCAATCAGATGGCTGGCATGCAGATCAGCTCCACTGCACCATCCATGGGAGCTCCCGACTATG gcccgcccccctcctctcagGCTCCTCCCACCACTTTTGCGAcctctgccccgccctcttTCGCCCCTCACTCGACCCCCGCTTCCCAGCCCCAGgggccccctcctcctcagtaCGGGGCGCCCCCCCCTTCCTCGCATGGGCCCCCCCCCTTCATCACATGGGCCCCCCCCTTCTTCACATgggccccctcctccctcacatGGGCCCCCC CTTCATCACATgggccccctcctccctcacatGGCCCCCCACCTTCTTCACATGGCCCCCCACCTTCTTCACAGCCGTCTTTCCCCGgaactgcccctcccccctcctccctgccacCCTTTTCGGGGggcgcccctcctccccctcagcaGTCCTTCTCCTCCGCGCCCCCTCCCTCGCAGCCGGCGTAttccgccgcccccccgccctcctctcaGCCCTCGTTCGGCGGTCCGCAGCCCCCCTTCACCGGGAcggtcccccctccctcctcccatcCTCAGTTCCCCGGCggccccccccagcagccccccgtCTCCCAGCCCGGCCCTTTCcagcaagccccgccccccgccgccggcttcccccccccaccgacgGGGGTGGGCGCCCCCCGACCCCCAGGCATGCAGGGACCCCCGCTCCCGCACCAGTCCCTGTCGGGTCCGGCCCTGCCCCCGCAGCCCAATCACGTGGCTGGAGGgcctccccccggcccccccacgGGAGGCATGCCCGGACCCCCCCCACCGGGAGGGCTGCAGGGCTACCAGCCGCAGCAGAACG gTGCGTTTGGGCAGGTGAGGGGGCCCCAGCCTGGCTATCCGGGCGGGTATCCCGGCCAGCCCACCGGCCCggcgcccgcccccgccccggctccgcccccccagaAGCGGCTGGACCCCAACTCCATCCCCAGCCCG CAAGCGACAGAACTGCAGCCCGTGCAGAAAACCAGACATAGAATAGACCCAGACGCTATACCCAGCCCA ATTCAGGTGATCGAGGACGACAGAGCCAGCAAGAGCGGCGAGCCCTTCACCaccggggtcagaggtcaagctCCGCCCCTCGTCACGACCAACTTCCTGGTCAAGGATCAAG GGAACGCCAGCCCCCGCTTCGTCCGCTGCACCGCCTACAACGTGCCCTGCACCTCCGACATGGCCAAGCAGTCCCAGGTGCCCCTGGCCGCCGTCATCAAGCCGCTGGCCCCCTTACCGCCGGACGAG ATGCCCCCGTACCTGGTGGACCACGGAGAGAGCGGGCCCATCCGCTGCAACCGCTGCAAGGCCTACATGTGTCCCTACATGCAGTTCATCGAGGGCGGCCGCCGCTTCCAGTGCGGCTTCTGCAGCTGCGTCACGGAAG tcCCGGCGCATTACTTCCAGCACTTGGACCACACGGGCCGGCGTGTGGACAGCTACGAGCGGCCGGAGCTCTCCATGGGCAGCTACGAGTTCCGCGCCACCGTCGACTACTGCAAG AACAACAAGCTGCCCCAGCCCCCGGCGTACATATTCCTGATCGACGTGTCGTACAACGCCGTCAGGAGCAACCTGGTCAGCATCATCTGTGAAGAGCTGAAGACGCTGTTGGACTACCTGCCCAG GGAGAGCCCGGAGGTGGACTCCGGCGTCAGGGTGGGCTTCGTCACCTACAACAAGGTGCTGCACTTCTACAACGTCAAGGGCTCCCTGGCGCAGCCGCAGATGATGGTGGTGTCGGACGTGGCCGACATGTTCGTGCCGCTGCTCGACGGCTTCCTGGTCAACGTGGGCGAGTCGCGGGCCGTCATAAACAG CCTGCTGGACCAGATCCCGGAGATGTTCGCCGACACGCGTGAGACAGAGACCGTGTTCGGTCCGGTCATCCAGGCCGGGCTGGAGGCCCTGAAG GCTGCCGACTGTGCCGGGAAGCTCTTCATCTTCCACTCCTCGCTGCCCATCGCCGAGGCCCCTGGGAAGCTGAAGAACCGCGAGGACAAGAAGCTGGTGGGCACGGACAAGGAGAAG TCTCTGTTCCAGCCCCAGACCAGTTTCTACGGCAACCTGGCCAAGGAGTGCGTGGCGCAGGGCTGCTGCGTGgacctcttcctcttccccagCCAGTACGTGGACGTGGCCACGCTGGGCGTCGTCCCCGTCTCCACCGGCGGCTCCGTCTACAAGTACACCTACTTCCAG GCGGACATGGACAGCGGGCGCTTCCTGAACGACCTGCGCCGGGACGTGCAGAAGAACATGGGCTTCGACGCCGTGATGAGGGTCCGCACCAGCACCG gTATCCGAGCGACAGACTTCTTCGGCTCCTTCTACATGAGCAACACCACGGACGTGGAGCAGGCCGGCCTGGACCCTGACAAGACGGTAACCGTGGAGTTCCGCCATGATGACAAGCTCAGCGAGGAGACCGGGGCGCTAATGCAG tgtGCTGTGCTCTACACCAGCTGCACCGGTCAGAGGCGGTTGCGGGTTCACAACCTGGCGCTGAACTGCTGCTCCCAGCTGGCCGACCTGTACCGCAACTGCGAGACCGACACCCTCATCAACTTCTTCACCAAATACG cgtACCGCAGTGTTCTGAGCAGCCCCACCAAGGCGGTGAGGGACACCCTGGTGAACCAGTGCGCCCAAATCCTGGCCTGCTACCGCAAGAACTGCGCCAGCCCCTCTTCAGCGGGACAG CTCATCCTGCCCGAGTGCATGAAGCTGCTGCCCGTGTACCTGAACTGCGTGCTGAAGAGCGACGTGCTGCACCCCGGGGCCGACGTCTCCCTGGACGACCGCGCCTACCTGCGCCAGCTGCTCAGCTGCATGGACGTGGCCGAGAGCCACGTCTTCTTCTACCCCCGCCTGCTGCCCCTGGTGAGTGCCTCCGGGCCTGTTACTGCCACCCGCCGGGGCTGTTAG